GATATGGCTGCACTCAATAAAATGGGAGAATTTCAGGAAGTTTCTTTAGAGGAAATTTTCGGATATTAATTATTTCATCTCACTTCATTTTACAAGTAACCACACCTTTTTGGGTGTGGTTTTTTATAACACTAATTGATAAAGGGGTGATTGCAATAGAAAATAGGGTGTATTCTACTAATTTTAATCAATTAAAATATCGCACATTTGCAATGCAATACATAAGAGTAAACAACTATTTTATATTTGCAAAAAACTAATAACGGTGAAAACCTCTATTCCGGAACTTGTTCCGGAATTTTTTATTAAATTTCTATAAGCTTTCGTAAATCCCTCATTTAAATTTTTCTTTCTGCCCCGTTATATGGGTCTTTTGCTCAATTCTTAATTTGTTGCTGATTTATAGGATATTAATAATGCAGATTAAAATTACTTAACGATATAAAAAAAACGCACCCGAAGGCGCGTTTTTCAAATAATATATTACACTGTTTATTTGACTATTTTCATTTCTTTCAACAGCCATTTTGCATCGGCATATTTATCAACAATGAATAAAATATATTTGGTATCTACCATTATATTTCTGCTAAAACGAGGATCGAAATTAATGTCGCTCATTGTTCCTTCCCACTGGCGGTCGAAATTTAGACCGATCAGATTTCCATTCGCATCCAACGCTGGACTCCCGGAGTTTCCACCTGTCGTGTGATTAGTTGCCGTAAAGTTTACAGGAACATCACCGGTTTTGTCTTTGTAAATTCCGTAATCTTTGGTATTGTAAATATTAACCAGTTTTTTCGGAACATCAAATTCATAATCGCCCGGAATATATTTTTCCATCACTCCCGCCAAATGGGTTTGGTAACCGTAATAAACAGCATCCTTCGGATTAGATCCTTTCACCTGTCCGTAAGTTACACGCAAAGTAGAATTCGCATCTGGGAAGAATTTGCGGTCTTTGTCGGTCTCCATTTGCTGCGCCATAAATTTCTTTTGCAACACATCGATCTGGGACTGAAGTTCTGCATATTTACCCTCTGTTTTGGTCAGATACGTGTTTTTAATTGCAGCGGTCCATTGAATAATTGGATCGTTTTTCAGATTCTTGATGAGCTCTGCCGGATTTGCAAAAACTTTATCAATATCAGAAATCGCAGTTGCGCCATTCATCATTCCTCTTCCGGTAACGACTGATTTTTTTGACCAGTTTTCTACAGTATCCAGATTTTTATCCGCATCTTTTAACTGACTGAAATTTGCAGGAAGAAATTGCTCCGGTGTTTTATTGGCATAAAGAGCGAGCAATTGCGCAGTTACTTTCGCATCAAGTTCGCCACTGTAATCTTTGTAAGTAGAAGTTAATCTGTTTTTGAATGCACTTAAATTTTGATCATTAATTTTACCTTCCTCATAACTTTGCATGAAATTCAGATACTGATTTGCCAATGATAATGTTTCAGCGTTTCTCATCACCTCTGAATAATAAGAGCGGTTCAGCGCATACGGAGCTTGTTCGGTATACAATTGATTAAGCTGATCGATCGTCGGTTTAATGTTTGGATTTTTTGCAATTAAAGTTTGCTCATAGACTTTCTTTTTTCCAACAGCATCTGATTTTTTCAAACCTTCAACTTCACCGATCCATTTTTTCCAATAATTAGCAACAGAGGCGTATTTAGAAGCATATTTAATTCTGGTTTCATTATCGGTCCGCATTTTTTCATTCAAAGTTTTCAAAGCCACTTCACGAACACCGATCATTGCAGGATCAATTTCCGTCATGATTTTTTCCACTGCGATGGCCGGGAGATATTCCGTTGTTCTGCCTGGAAATCCAAATACAAAAGTGAAATCATTCTCTTGTTTATCTTTAATGGAAACGGGTAGAAAATATTTCGGTTTGTAAGGAATGTTATCTTTCGAATATTCTGCTGGCTTGTTATTTTTATCAGCGTAGATTCTAAACATAGAGAAATCACCGGTATGACGAGGCCAAACCCAATTGTCTGTATCGGAACCAAATTTACCGATTGAACTTGGTGGTGCGCCAACCAAACGGATGTCTTTATACGTTTCGATAATATACGCGTAATATTTATTTCCGTAATATACCGGTTTGATGACCACTTTTTGCCAGTCTTCCAATTTGAAACCAGCTTTCACTTTTTCAATATTGGCATTAATTGCAGCTTGGCTTGCTTTGTCATCTAGGTTTTGAGTGCCTGCCAGAACCTGACCTGTTACTTCCTTAATATCAGCGATAAAATCAACCGTTACGCCGGGATTCGCCAATTCACCATTCATATCTTTAGCCCAGAAACCATCGCTTAAATAATCATTTTTAACAGAAGAATGTCCTTGAATGATTCCGTAACCACAGTGGTGATTTGTTAACAGCAAACCTTGGGGTGAGATAATTTCTGCAGTACAACCGCCATTAAACTGGACCACTGCATCTTTAATACTCGGTTTTGAAGGGTCAAAAATATCTTTCGCAGAGATTTTCATTCCCAAATCTTTCATTTCCTTTTCATTAAGTTCCGTGGGAATCCACATGCCGCCATACTGTTGGCCGAAAGCCATGACCGCCGGAAAAAGTATTGCCGACAGCAATATGTTTTTTCTATTCATTTTTAAAAATTTGCCTAAAAATAAGAAAATTTAGCGAGAAGAGCTCACGCCGTTTTTGGAAGTTCTTGCTGTTCAGAAAAATAAGAGAAAATGGGGGTTATAAATCTTAACACAAAAACACTTAATTAATCATCAAAATACCTCTTCTAGAATGAAAAAATTCTCTTTAAAAATTAAAAGAACCGAATTTTTAATTACTTTTAACTTAAAATAAAAAGTATGGAACTTCAGGTGCAAATGCTCTATCTCTTTGTCTTAGCAATCCCGATCGCCTGTGTAGCGTGGACGGTTACGCATGAAGAAGTCTTCAAAGAACCCCGAACCTATTGCGCCACCAAATCTGAAAAATCGCAAAGTTTACTGGTGCGCAAATTCTACTATCTTTTTACCTGTGAATATTGTTTCAGCCATTATGTAACCGCAGTTTTTCTTATTATTACCAAATACAGAATTTTTTTTGAGGATTGGCGTGGATATCTAATTTCGTTTTTTGCCCTTGTTTTTATAGCCAATTTTTACATGACTATTTTCGGTTTGTTACGCCAAAATCTGAAAGCCGAGAAAATTGAAGCCAAATTAAAGGACAACGAATGGCATGAAGTAAAAGAGGAAATTGAAGCCAAAGCGAAAGATAAATAAATCAGCTCTAAGTTTCGCTCGTTTCATTTTTATTGATTTCAGCACGTTGTGAAAGTTCTTTTGGATCATCTTCAGTGTCATAATAAAGCCACTCTATCGCTCGCGGAAATTCCTGAGACCAGTAAAACTCCTGATGCTGACCGTCCGGATTTATGCTTCTTCTTATTTCAAACTGAATAGAATGTGTGTTTTCAAAGGCTTCCAACTGCTGTTCGAAAAGGTGAATTCTTTCCGTCATTTCCGAACCTTCCTGCTCACCGCCGTACAGATAAACTTTAATATCGTACGGATTTTTAAAGTTCATCTGCGGAAAATTATAATCCGGATTTAGCCAAAGTGAAGGGGAAAAAATCATCAGTTTAGAATACACTTCCGGATACAGAAAACCACTGTAAATACTGATCAAACCACCTAAAGAACTGCCGCCAATTCCCGTATATTCCCGTTCAGATTTCGTGCGGTAAACGGAATCAACGTAAGGTTTTAGGGTATCGGCCAAAAAGCGGATATATTTTTTGCCCTCCGCATTTTGAACAATTGAATTATAATCCAAAACATATTCTTTATTCCGGTCTTCGCTACCGTTTTCTATCGCAATAATTATGATATCACCCCGTCCGTATTCTGCTAAGATCGACATTTTCTTATCGATTTCCCAGTTTCCAAAAGCGGAACCTTCATTAAAAAGATTTTGGGCATCATGCAAGTATAAAACAGGATAAGAATCAGAACTTTGATGGTAATTGTGCGGCAGAAGTGCCCAAATTTTACGCGTTTTATTGAGTTGGGGAATAAAGAATTTTTCAGATATAATTTCAACAACAGGATAAAATTCTTCCTTAAATGGAGCCCAGTTCAGACGCCATTTCTTCACAATATCTTTGGTTTCTAGTTTCTTTTTATTGACTTTTCTGTTGGGTGTAATATTTCCAAAACGATCTATTTCGACATTTTCCCAACCGCCGCGCGTAAATTTGTATTCAATCAAGTCCGGTAGTTGCTCATTATTAATTTCAATAAAATAGGTATTTGGAGAAATTTCTTTCAACTCAAAATTTAGATCTCTGGGATTCCATTTATTAAAATTCCCCGTGATGTAAACCGGCCGGGCATCTTCTTCGCTTGATTTTAAAGTAAACCTCATGGGGATATAACTGTGATTTTTAAAAAGTTAAAAGTAATAAAATTATTGAAAGTAAAATTTCACCAACAGGAATCGGTGATCCTATTTTTGATCTGCGTGATGATTATAAGCCTTCAATATTTAATGTTTATTTTATTTTTACGCCTGGATCTGCAATGTTTTCTCATTATTTTAAATATATTTGAAGGAGAAATAGGCTGGCCGATTTTATAATTTCCATCCTTAAAATTGTCGCTTAGATAAATACGCTACTATGGATAATGTCCTTCCTTATTCCTTATTTACCGAACATGATATTTATCTTTTTCGGGAAGGCAGTCACTACAAATTATACGAGAAATTTGGAGCTCATTCTGTTACCGTAAATGGGGTAGAGGGC
This DNA window, taken from Kaistella carnis, encodes the following:
- a CDS encoding S46 family peptidase produces the protein MNRKNILLSAILFPAVMAFGQQYGGMWIPTELNEKEMKDLGMKISAKDIFDPSKPSIKDAVVQFNGGCTAEIISPQGLLLTNHHCGYGIIQGHSSVKNDYLSDGFWAKDMNGELANPGVTVDFIADIKEVTGQVLAGTQNLDDKASQAAINANIEKVKAGFKLEDWQKVVIKPVYYGNKYYAYIIETYKDIRLVGAPPSSIGKFGSDTDNWVWPRHTGDFSMFRIYADKNNKPAEYSKDNIPYKPKYFLPVSIKDKQENDFTFVFGFPGRTTEYLPAIAVEKIMTEIDPAMIGVREVALKTLNEKMRTDNETRIKYASKYASVANYWKKWIGEVEGLKKSDAVGKKKVYEQTLIAKNPNIKPTIDQLNQLYTEQAPYALNRSYYSEVMRNAETLSLANQYLNFMQSYEEGKINDQNLSAFKNRLTSTYKDYSGELDAKVTAQLLALYANKTPEQFLPANFSQLKDADKNLDTVENWSKKSVVTGRGMMNGATAISDIDKVFANPAELIKNLKNDPIIQWTAAIKNTYLTKTEGKYAELQSQIDVLQKKFMAQQMETDKDRKFFPDANSTLRVTYGQVKGSNPKDAVYYGYQTHLAGVMEKYIPGDYEFDVPKKLVNIYNTKDYGIYKDKTGDVPVNFTATNHTTGGNSGSPALDANGNLIGLNFDRQWEGTMSDINFDPRFSRNIMVDTKYILFIVDKYADAKWLLKEMKIVK
- a CDS encoding alpha/beta hydrolase — its product is MRFTLKSSEEDARPVYITGNFNKWNPRDLNFELKEISPNTYFIEINNEQLPDLIEYKFTRGGWENVEIDRFGNITPNRKVNKKKLETKDIVKKWRLNWAPFKEEFYPVVEIISEKFFIPQLNKTRKIWALLPHNYHQSSDSYPVLYLHDAQNLFNEGSAFGNWEIDKKMSILAEYGRGDIIIIAIENGSEDRNKEYVLDYNSIVQNAEGKKYIRFLADTLKPYVDSVYRTKSEREYTGIGGSSLGGLISIYSGFLYPEVYSKLMIFSPSLWLNPDYNFPQMNFKNPYDIKVYLYGGEQEGSEMTERIHLFEQQLEAFENTHSIQFEIRRSINPDGQHQEFYWSQEFPRAIEWLYYDTEDDPKELSQRAEINKNETSET